A region from the Azospirillum thermophilum genome encodes:
- a CDS encoding glycosyltransferase family 4 protein, with product MMERRTLPPHVLVSGRLPPPTDGMSRVTALVLDRLRERGTSIVEVADLSPGWNGGGLRYHVLKAMKVLSTMGRIASGRLSGGEAQRDRRLYMPVDAGWGTLYTAAIAGTARLFGYERVLHHHSFATITRPTWRMRLLTQVAGPDCTHVMLCPAMQMRFQKTYPAARTCMTMSNAIFTPPAAQPRPSVDGPLRIGHLSNLCDDKGLDTVFTLLRALQVEGIDAKLVLAGPGLKQGDNAQIAGGLIAFDGTVDYRGPVGGADKEAFYRDIDVFVFPTRYRNEAQPLVLFEAMAAGVPVLAYDRGCIGSDIPRGGLVPQGSDFVKAALPVLTRWATDRDALAMAAEQALTRARVAHEAAEAGFEAVLDRIAGPLPTPAAALRPKRRAVG from the coding sequence ATGATGGAACGCCGAACCCTGCCGCCGCACGTCCTGGTCTCCGGCCGGCTGCCGCCCCCGACGGACGGCATGAGCCGGGTGACCGCCCTCGTGCTGGACCGCCTGCGCGAGCGCGGGACCAGCATCGTCGAGGTGGCGGACCTGTCGCCGGGCTGGAACGGCGGCGGACTGCGCTACCACGTCCTGAAGGCGATGAAGGTCCTGTCCACCATGGGCCGCATCGCCTCCGGACGGCTGTCCGGCGGGGAGGCGCAGCGGGACCGCCGGCTCTACATGCCGGTCGATGCCGGCTGGGGCACGCTCTATACCGCCGCCATCGCCGGCACCGCCCGGCTGTTCGGCTACGAGCGGGTGCTGCACCATCATTCCTTCGCCACCATCACCCGGCCGACCTGGCGGATGCGCCTGCTGACCCAGGTGGCGGGGCCGGACTGCACCCATGTGATGCTCTGCCCGGCCATGCAGATGCGCTTCCAGAAGACCTATCCGGCGGCGCGGACCTGCATGACCATGTCCAACGCCATCTTCACCCCGCCGGCCGCGCAGCCCCGCCCGTCCGTCGACGGGCCGCTGCGCATCGGCCACCTGTCGAACCTGTGCGACGACAAGGGGCTGGACACCGTCTTCACCCTGCTGCGCGCCCTGCAGGTGGAGGGGATCGACGCGAAGCTGGTGCTGGCCGGCCCCGGCCTGAAGCAGGGGGACAATGCCCAGATCGCCGGCGGCCTGATCGCCTTCGACGGCACGGTGGACTATCGCGGTCCGGTGGGCGGTGCGGACAAGGAGGCCTTCTACCGCGACATCGACGTCTTCGTCTTCCCGACCCGCTACCGGAACGAGGCGCAGCCGCTGGTGCTGTTCGAGGCGATGGCCGCCGGCGTGCCGGTGCTGGCCTATGACCGCGGCTGCATCGGCAGCGACATCCCGCGCGGCGGCCTCGTCCCGCAAGGGTCGGACTTCGTCAAGGCGGCGCTGCCGGTGCTGACGCGCTGGGCGACCGACCGCGACGCCCTGGCGATGGCGGCGGAGCAGGCGCTGACCCGCGCCCGCGTCGCCCACGAGGCGGCGGAGGCCGGCTTCGAAGCGGTGCTCGACCGCATCGCCGGCCCGCTGCCCACCCCGGCCGCCGCGCTCCGTCCGAAACGGCGCGCGGTCGGCTGA
- a CDS encoding glycosyltransferase family 4 protein → MPDDSFAVRRPDGPAARPSALPPRVLLVAQSYWPEPAGSAPMMTDLATAFAAAGTETTVLTARPNYPGAKVYDGYADGNQDRTVVAGVTIERLPTIPPAGGGMKARLIHEGVLHAGFAAALMRGRVSRHAAVLSLCPSIFSVAMADRFRAPGGRHIAIVHDIQSGLAGALGMGGGAALKAIRAIERTALNRADGIVVLSEPMREVLRELGVTRPITVIPPHVDADAVHPLPRPDGQPPTVLYSGAFARKQGLDQVLDMAAHLRGLAPEARVLLRGQGGIEEELKAKTREMGLANVQFSPLAPKEKLNEAMAEGDVHLVPQRPEGAAFAMPGKAVTILSSGRPFVATCLPGSALSVLEGQIGAFLTTPPDEPRAMAEAVASLLNDPDRRIAMGRRGRTWVEENASRQVALDRYAKLLVGDRG, encoded by the coding sequence ATGCCGGACGACAGCTTCGCCGTGCGGCGGCCGGACGGACCCGCCGCACGGCCGTCCGCCCTGCCGCCGCGCGTCCTGCTGGTGGCGCAGAGCTACTGGCCGGAACCGGCGGGAAGCGCCCCGATGATGACCGACCTCGCCACCGCCTTCGCGGCGGCGGGGACGGAGACGACCGTGCTGACCGCCCGCCCCAACTATCCCGGGGCCAAGGTCTATGACGGCTACGCCGACGGCAACCAGGACCGCACCGTCGTCGCCGGCGTGACGATCGAGCGGCTGCCGACCATCCCGCCGGCCGGCGGCGGGATGAAGGCGCGGCTGATCCATGAAGGGGTGCTGCATGCGGGCTTCGCCGCCGCGCTGATGCGCGGCCGGGTGAGCCGGCATGCCGCCGTCCTGTCGCTCTGCCCCTCCATCTTCAGCGTCGCGATGGCCGACCGCTTCCGGGCTCCCGGCGGGCGCCACATCGCCATCGTCCACGACATCCAGTCGGGACTGGCGGGAGCGCTCGGCATGGGCGGCGGTGCGGCGCTCAAGGCCATCCGCGCCATCGAGCGCACGGCGCTGAACCGTGCCGACGGCATCGTGGTGCTGTCGGAGCCGATGCGCGAGGTGCTGCGCGAGCTGGGGGTCACCCGCCCCATCACGGTGATCCCGCCGCATGTCGACGCCGACGCCGTGCATCCCCTGCCCCGCCCGGACGGCCAGCCGCCGACCGTCCTCTACAGCGGCGCCTTCGCGCGCAAGCAGGGGCTGGACCAGGTTCTGGACATGGCCGCCCACCTGCGCGGGCTGGCGCCCGAGGCCCGCGTGCTGCTGCGCGGCCAGGGCGGCATCGAGGAGGAGCTGAAGGCCAAGACCCGCGAGATGGGCCTCGCCAACGTGCAGTTCAGCCCGCTGGCGCCCAAGGAGAAGCTGAACGAGGCGATGGCCGAGGGCGACGTGCATCTCGTCCCGCAGCGGCCGGAGGGGGCCGCCTTCGCCATGCCCGGCAAGGCGGTCACCATCCTGTCGTCGGGCCGCCCCTTCGTCGCCACCTGCCTGCCCGGCTCGGCGCTCTCCGTGCTGGAAGGGCAGATCGGCGCCTTCCTCACCACCCCGCCGGACGAGCCGCGCGCGATGGCCGAGGCGGTGGCGTCGCTGCTGAACGATCCCGACCGCCGCATCGCGATGGGCCGCCGTGGCCGGACCTGGGTCGAGGAGAACGCCAGTCGGCAGGTCGCGCTCGACCGTTACGCCAAACTGCTTGTCGGAGACCGTGGATGA
- a CDS encoding glycosyltransferase family 4 protein, which produces MTDANAKPTLVFSWEMFGPYHMDRLEAVGRRLGHLYDVVGLEVGSKSHTYAWDSTGSGQNFRKITLFPGKSKSDFSSLTVYRALLRACRSVNARYVFLCHYEDPDVFGLAITMRLLGRKVINMNASKFDDKPRVLWREMVKSVFYAPYQAAIGGSNRTVDYFRLLGLPKDRLFIGYDTLSLDRIRRLSGMEPAPGGVPFAERHFTIIARFVPKKNLFRAVEAYDTYRKLAGETARPLHLCGSGPLEAELRAEVTKRGLDGKIIFRGFLQADGIAQTLGSTLCLLLPSVEEQFGLVVNEALAMGVPTILSDQCGARDVLIRSGLNGHIVEPDNPEGLARHMLSVAGDEAEWRRLSLNGRPFQALADADFFAEAVEKALASLGARPVPAGDAAGGAVLRGSEG; this is translated from the coding sequence ATGACGGATGCGAACGCCAAGCCGACGCTCGTCTTCAGTTGGGAGATGTTCGGGCCCTACCACATGGACCGGCTGGAGGCGGTCGGCCGGCGGCTTGGCCACCTCTATGACGTGGTCGGGCTGGAAGTGGGATCGAAGTCGCACACCTACGCCTGGGACTCGACCGGGTCCGGCCAGAATTTCCGCAAGATCACCCTGTTCCCCGGCAAATCGAAGTCGGACTTCTCCAGCCTGACCGTCTACCGGGCGCTGCTGCGCGCCTGCCGGTCCGTCAATGCGCGCTACGTCTTCCTCTGCCATTACGAGGATCCGGACGTCTTCGGGCTGGCGATCACCATGCGGCTGCTCGGCCGCAAGGTGATCAACATGAACGCCTCGAAGTTCGACGACAAGCCGCGCGTCCTGTGGCGCGAGATGGTGAAGAGCGTCTTCTACGCGCCCTACCAGGCGGCGATCGGCGGCAGCAACCGGACGGTGGACTATTTCCGCCTGCTCGGCCTGCCCAAGGACCGGCTGTTCATCGGCTACGACACGCTGTCGCTCGACCGCATCCGCCGCCTGTCGGGAATGGAGCCGGCGCCGGGCGGCGTGCCCTTCGCCGAGCGCCACTTCACGATCATCGCCCGCTTCGTGCCGAAGAAGAACCTCTTCCGCGCGGTGGAGGCCTACGACACCTACCGGAAGCTGGCCGGCGAGACGGCGCGGCCGCTGCACCTCTGCGGCTCCGGCCCGCTGGAGGCCGAGCTGCGGGCCGAGGTGACCAAGCGCGGGCTGGACGGCAAGATCATCTTCCGCGGCTTCCTGCAGGCGGACGGCATCGCGCAGACGCTGGGCTCCACCCTCTGCCTGCTGCTGCCGTCCGTCGAGGAGCAGTTCGGGCTGGTGGTGAACGAGGCGCTGGCGATGGGCGTGCCGACCATCCTGTCCGACCAGTGCGGCGCCCGCGACGTGCTGATCCGCAGCGGGCTGAACGGCCACATCGTGGAGCCGGACAATCCCGAGGGGCTCGCCCGCCATATGCTGTCGGTGGCGGGGGACGAGGCGGAGTGGCGCCGGCTCAGCCTCAACGGACGGCCGTTCCAGGCGCTGGCCGATGCCGATTTCTTCGCCGAGGCGGTGGAGAAGGCGCTGGCGTCGCTGGGTGCCCGCCCGGTGCCGGCCGGCGATGCCGCCGGCGGCGCGGTGCTGCGGGGAAGCGAGGGGTGA